The following proteins are encoded in a genomic region of Thermococcus pacificus:
- a CDS encoding ATP-dependent DNA ligase gives MRYSELADLYRRLEKTTLKTLKTKFVADFLKKTPDELLEIVPYLILGKVFPDWDERELGVGEKLLIKAVSIATGVPEKEIEDSVKDTGDLGESVALAIKKKKQRSFFSQPLTIKRVYDTFVKVAEAQGEGSQDRKMKYLANLFMDAQPEEGKYIARTVLGTMRTGVAEGILRDAIAEAFKVKPEMVERAYMLTSDFGYVAKVAKLEGNDGLAKVTVQIGKPIRPMLAQNAASVKEALVEMGGKAAFEIKYDGARVQVHKDGDRVVIYSRRLENVTKSIPDVVSAVLESLKAEKVIVEGELVAVGEGGRPRPFQFVLRRFRRKYNIDEMIERIPLELNLFDVLYVDGETLINLPFSERRKRLEETIAESEKIKLAVQLVTNNVDEAQEFYEKALELGHEGVMAKRLDSVYEPGNRGKKWLKVKPTMEDLDLVIIGAEWGEGRRAHLLGSFLVAAFDPHSGEFVPVGKVGSGFTDEDLVEFTKMLKPLIVREEGKFVEIEPKVVIEVTYQEIQKSPKYKSGFALRFPRYVALREDKSPEEADTIERVARLYEFQEKFKAKR, from the coding sequence ATGCGGTACTCCGAACTGGCGGACCTTTACAGAAGGCTGGAAAAAACAACGCTAAAGACACTAAAAACGAAATTCGTTGCCGACTTTCTGAAGAAAACCCCCGACGAATTACTCGAGATAGTCCCCTACCTAATCTTGGGCAAAGTCTTCCCGGACTGGGACGAGAGGGAACTCGGCGTCGGTGAAAAACTTTTGATAAAGGCCGTCTCCATTGCAACGGGCGTTCCTGAAAAGGAGATAGAGGACTCCGTCAAGGACACCGGCGATTTGGGTGAGAGCGTTGCACTCGCAATCAAGAAAAAGAAACAGAGGAGTTTCTTCAGTCAACCTCTAACGATAAAGCGCGTTTACGACACCTTCGTCAAGGTTGCCGAAGCCCAGGGTGAGGGGAGCCAGGACAGAAAGATGAAGTATCTGGCGAACCTCTTCATGGACGCCCAGCCCGAAGAGGGGAAGTACATAGCGAGAACTGTACTCGGGACTATGAGAACCGGCGTTGCTGAGGGTATCCTTAGGGACGCAATAGCAGAGGCCTTCAAAGTCAAACCTGAGATGGTTGAGAGGGCGTACATGCTCACGAGCGACTTTGGTTACGTGGCAAAGGTTGCGAAGCTCGAAGGAAATGATGGTTTAGCAAAGGTAACTGTGCAGATAGGAAAGCCCATAAGGCCGATGCTCGCCCAGAACGCGGCCAGCGTAAAGGAAGCACTGGTTGAGATGGGAGGAAAAGCCGCATTCGAGATAAAGTACGACGGTGCCCGCGTTCAGGTTCACAAGGACGGTGACAGGGTCGTCATATACTCCCGCAGGCTGGAGAACGTCACGAAATCCATTCCCGACGTCGTCTCTGCGGTTTTGGAGAGCCTGAAAGCTGAGAAGGTCATCGTGGAGGGTGAGCTTGTTGCTGTGGGTGAGGGCGGAAGGCCAAGGCCCTTCCAGTTCGTCCTCAGGCGCTTTAGGAGGAAGTACAACATCGATGAGATGATAGAGAGAATCCCCCTTGAGCTGAACCTCTTCGATGTCCTCTACGTTGACGGCGAGACCCTCATCAACCTGCCTTTCTCCGAGAGGAGGAAGAGGCTGGAGGAGACCATTGCAGAGAGCGAGAAGATAAAGCTCGCCGTCCAGCTGGTGACCAACAACGTCGATGAGGCTCAGGAGTTTTACGAAAAGGCTTTGGAGCTTGGGCACGAAGGAGTAATGGCCAAGCGCCTCGATTCCGTCTACGAACCCGGCAACCGCGGAAAGAAGTGGCTTAAGGTCAAGCCAACGATGGAGGACCTTGACCTCGTCATAATAGGAGCGGAGTGGGGAGAGGGAAGGCGCGCACACCTCTTAGGATCGTTCCTTGTTGCGGCCTTCGATCCGCACAGCGGGGAGTTCGTCCCGGTCGGAAAGGTCGGTAGCGGCTTCACGGATGAAGACTTAGTCGAGTTCACCAAGATGCTGAAGCCGCTCATAGTCAGGGAAGAAGGCAAGTTCGTCGAAATCGAGCCAAAAGTGGTCATAGAAGTAACCTACCAGGAAATACAGAAAAGCCCTAAGTACAAGAGCGGCTTCGCCCTGAGGTTCCCGCGCTACGTTGCTTTGAGGGAAGACAAAAGCCCGGAGGAGGCCGACACGATAGAGCGCGTAGCCCGGCTCTACGAGTTCCAGGAGAAGTTCAAGGCGAAAAGGTGA
- a CDS encoding DUF3213 domain-containing protein has product MTTERVFNKKLTRLNFKFGNIDWEKATIKQYELEKELGVWRIFLNGYAKNGFVIFDEELIPKEKLLEALKELEPEITAIKRLTVEELIESSYSWNNILGKMES; this is encoded by the coding sequence ATGACGACGGAGAGGGTCTTCAACAAAAAGCTCACGAGGCTCAACTTCAAGTTCGGGAACATCGACTGGGAGAAGGCCACAATAAAGCAGTACGAGCTTGAGAAAGAACTCGGCGTCTGGAGGATATTCCTCAACGGCTACGCCAAGAACGGCTTTGTAATTTTCGATGAGGAACTCATACCTAAGGAGAAGCTCCTCGAGGCCCTGAAGGAGCTCGAGCCGGAGATAACTGCGATAAAGAGGCTCACCGTTGAGGAACTCATCGAGTCCAGCTATTCATGGAACAACATCCTTGGAAAAATGGAATCATAA
- a CDS encoding Tfx family DNA-binding protein, with translation MGKSFLTEQQIKILRLRARGLKQSEIAEMLGTSRANVSILERRALEKIEKARNTLLLWEQINSKISLEVKAGEDIFTVPEKLFKKADELGVKVPYNTAEVIAFLVEHAPIEDRLARRDFTLFLDAKDRLRISECLLEDFDEVGKKE, from the coding sequence ATGGGAAAGAGCTTCCTCACGGAACAGCAGATTAAAATCCTCCGTCTTCGAGCGAGAGGGCTGAAGCAGAGTGAGATAGCAGAGATGCTGGGTACGAGCAGAGCAAACGTGAGCATCCTCGAGAGGCGGGCACTTGAGAAGATAGAGAAAGCCAGAAACACGCTCCTCCTCTGGGAGCAGATTAACTCGAAGATAAGCCTCGAAGTTAAAGCCGGTGAGGACATCTTCACCGTACCGGAAAAGCTGTTTAAAAAGGCCGATGAACTCGGTGTTAAGGTTCCCTACAACACAGCAGAGGTCATAGCCTTCCTTGTGGAGCACGCGCCCATTGAGGACAGGCTCGCCAGAAGGGACTTCACGCTCTTCCTCGACGCCAAGGACAGGCTCAGGATAAGCGAGTGCCTACTTGAGGACTTCGATGAGGTAGGGAAGAAGGAGTGA
- the pyrE gene encoding orotate phosphoribosyltransferase, giving the protein MKDELIDAFFSEGAILFGRFVLTSGRESDYYINVKKLSTNPRALRLIARLMAEEAEKAGVEFDRVAGPELGAVPIATALALETGNPLVIVRKKPKGHGTGSQIEGEINPGEKILLVEDVTTTGGSVLRAAEVIEKLGGKIAAISVVVDREEGAEEKIGERYPFLPLVRVSELFERRGLRSAEE; this is encoded by the coding sequence CTGAAGGATGAACTCATAGATGCCTTCTTCTCCGAGGGGGCGATACTCTTCGGGCGCTTCGTTCTGACCTCCGGAAGAGAGAGCGATTACTACATAAACGTCAAGAAGCTGAGCACGAATCCAAGAGCACTCAGGCTGATAGCCAGGCTCATGGCGGAGGAGGCCGAAAAGGCCGGCGTGGAATTCGACCGCGTAGCCGGTCCGGAACTTGGGGCAGTTCCCATCGCCACCGCTCTGGCTCTCGAAACGGGGAACCCCCTCGTGATAGTCCGCAAGAAGCCCAAAGGGCATGGGACTGGGAGCCAGATTGAGGGGGAGATCAACCCCGGCGAGAAAATTCTCCTCGTGGAGGACGTGACGACAACGGGCGGAAGCGTTCTGAGGGCGGCTGAGGTCATCGAGAAGCTCGGTGGGAAGATTGCCGCCATAAGCGTCGTCGTGGACAGGGAGGAGGGAGCGGAGGAGAAGATAGGAGAGCGCTACCCCTTCCTTCCCCTCGTTAGGGTCTCAGAGCTTTTTGAGAGAAGGGGCCTTCGTTCTGCGGAAGAGTGA
- a CDS encoding Na+/H+ antiporter NhaC family protein: protein MSDFGILSLLPPLVAIILAIWTKRVILALFAGVWIGGLMVAGWNPITGTTQSLEWVVGSVTDDWNARILVFDFLIGAGVGLVYKSGGVHALARALSRRVKTSRGASVLGWLMGVLVFFDDYTNTIIVGNTMRPITDRTRVSREMLAYIDDSTAAPVAGLALISTWIGYELAMIGRGFDGAEVTYNSYDAWLSSVPFRFYSILAIILVFIVAYTHRHYGPMLKAEYRARTTGKVLRDGAKPLMTTEVDLGMPKEGGSLWDFVIPILSLVVVSLLGLWYTGAANLYAYSQNLDWWTDLENPFGVNFLNYSFVDSFREADAATALLWGSFTMVLVASIILLGKKKMTVEEWEDTVIRGMKQMLFANTVLVLAWSLGTAAETVGTGTYIINLATGSGANLGPWMPLIMFLAAMFVAFTTGTSWGTFAIMVPLGVQLGLAFTNGHVNEVVFATIGATFTGSIFGDHCSPISDTTIMSSMFSGSDHIDHVTTQIPYALTAASIGAVLYVLFGLGVRSWVILLPLGIVLLVAAWYVLSEWYGKKYGILHGKVPIYVVEE from the coding sequence GTGTCGGACTTTGGTATACTGTCCCTGCTGCCGCCGCTGGTGGCAATTATCCTAGCGATTTGGACGAAAAGGGTTATCTTGGCCCTGTTCGCAGGAGTTTGGATTGGTGGCTTAATGGTGGCGGGATGGAACCCGATAACGGGAACCACCCAGAGCCTGGAGTGGGTAGTGGGCAGCGTGACGGATGACTGGAACGCCAGGATACTGGTATTCGATTTCCTCATAGGTGCAGGAGTTGGATTGGTCTACAAGTCCGGAGGAGTTCATGCCCTGGCCAGGGCGCTCTCCAGGCGGGTGAAGACCAGCAGAGGTGCCTCGGTTCTCGGCTGGCTCATGGGAGTTCTGGTGTTCTTCGACGACTACACCAACACCATCATAGTCGGAAACACGATGAGGCCGATAACAGACAGGACCAGGGTTTCGAGGGAGATGCTGGCTTACATAGATGATTCAACTGCGGCACCCGTTGCGGGGCTGGCCCTTATCTCGACCTGGATCGGCTACGAGCTGGCTATGATAGGGAGGGGCTTTGACGGTGCTGAAGTGACCTACAACTCCTACGACGCGTGGCTCTCAAGCGTTCCCTTCAGGTTCTACTCAATACTGGCCATAATCCTCGTTTTCATCGTCGCCTACACCCACAGGCACTACGGTCCGATGCTCAAGGCCGAGTACCGTGCCAGGACTACCGGAAAAGTCCTCCGCGACGGGGCAAAACCGCTGATGACAACCGAGGTTGACCTCGGCATGCCAAAAGAGGGTGGAAGCCTCTGGGACTTCGTCATACCGATTCTATCTTTAGTCGTTGTGTCCCTGCTGGGACTCTGGTACACCGGTGCGGCAAACCTCTACGCCTACAGCCAGAACCTCGACTGGTGGACAGATTTAGAGAACCCGTTTGGCGTGAACTTCCTCAACTACAGCTTTGTAGACTCATTCCGCGAGGCCGACGCGGCAACTGCTTTGCTGTGGGGAAGCTTTACCATGGTTCTAGTCGCCAGCATAATTCTCCTCGGAAAGAAAAAGATGACCGTGGAGGAGTGGGAGGACACGGTTATCCGGGGAATGAAGCAGATGCTCTTCGCTAACACCGTCCTGGTTCTGGCCTGGAGCCTTGGAACAGCGGCCGAAACAGTCGGAACCGGTACCTACATAATCAACCTTGCCACGGGCTCCGGTGCCAACCTCGGCCCGTGGATGCCACTGATAATGTTCCTCGCGGCAATGTTCGTGGCCTTCACAACCGGAACCAGCTGGGGAACCTTCGCCATAATGGTACCCCTCGGCGTCCAGCTGGGCCTTGCCTTCACCAATGGACACGTCAACGAGGTAGTCTTTGCCACCATCGGCGCCACATTTACAGGCTCAATTTTCGGCGACCACTGCTCTCCGATAAGCGATACAACGATTATGAGCTCGATGTTCAGCGGTTCCGACCACATAGACCACGTGACGACTCAGATTCCGTACGCTCTGACGGCTGCATCAATAGGTGCAGTGCTCTACGTGCTCTTTGGCCTTGGAGTCAGGAGCTGGGTCATTCTCCTGCCCCTGGGAATAGTACTCCTAGTGGCCGCCTGGTACGTCCTCAGCGAGTGGTACGGCAAGAAGTACGGCATCCTGCACGGAAAAGTGCCGATATACGTTGTCGAGGAATGA
- a CDS encoding DUF2139 domain-containing protein — translation MLLPNYRFPGRYGPEWGSGGIFGLRYHNGTLYFTLAFEAEAHFIDVRSCEEKTYDFTLLGEAPTSGGDTYNAVETVDGFIYFGGWVHAPAVYREDRRILFNNKYSHVHVYDTEEGSVKLLWKDSIHHETDWAGEVSDIIYDPYGDRLLLAREDGHANLGVYSLDRRTGRAEALIHEPSPKGTRVHDTAFFGIGNNFTEGLREFRALDLISGRWETFKPGESVDGRPYIRPELGAMASSYNRAFAFVRGGIFAGNPFMGEELSFYRLFDFYTFYAPFRVNAINAGGGILTAFNAHHDAVYRPDPSDPRGWASTNTITGPSVLVYVAPPMVKIVGAFGARVTSIEKMNGKLLVATNSAPNTGAREATPFDTGNRDIVLLDEKVLQERPPAVSFSLPLALPGMAKELGAGTFGGFPLDGYRESRAVFHLSGDNRLTVYEYDLSLPAGEATAETFELKAGKNILDLSSFSGIVSFELEKPEKRGKVRVELR, via the coding sequence ATGCTCCTGCCAAACTACCGCTTTCCCGGCAGATACGGCCCCGAATGGGGCAGTGGAGGAATATTCGGGCTGAGGTACCACAACGGGACGCTCTACTTTACCCTTGCCTTCGAGGCGGAGGCCCACTTCATCGACGTTAGGAGCTGTGAAGAGAAGACCTACGACTTCACGCTCCTCGGCGAAGCCCCAACGAGCGGCGGCGACACCTACAACGCGGTCGAGACGGTTGACGGGTTCATCTACTTCGGCGGCTGGGTTCACGCTCCGGCCGTTTACAGGGAAGACCGGCGGATACTCTTCAACAACAAGTACTCCCACGTTCACGTCTACGACACTGAAGAAGGCTCGGTAAAGCTCCTCTGGAAGGACTCCATACACCACGAGACCGACTGGGCCGGCGAGGTGAGCGATATAATCTATGACCCCTACGGCGATAGACTTTTGCTCGCGAGGGAGGACGGCCACGCGAACCTCGGCGTTTATTCCCTCGACAGGAGAACCGGGAGGGCCGAGGCCCTAATCCACGAGCCGTCTCCAAAGGGAACCAGGGTGCACGATACCGCCTTCTTCGGAATCGGGAACAACTTCACGGAAGGGCTGAGAGAGTTTAGAGCGCTGGATTTAATAAGCGGAAGGTGGGAAACCTTCAAGCCGGGTGAAAGCGTCGATGGAAGGCCCTACATACGGCCAGAGCTCGGGGCTATGGCCTCATCCTACAACCGCGCTTTCGCTTTCGTCCGCGGTGGAATATTCGCCGGAAACCCGTTTATGGGCGAGGAGCTCAGTTTTTACCGCCTCTTCGACTTCTACACCTTCTACGCGCCCTTCAGAGTGAACGCGATCAACGCCGGCGGGGGAATTTTAACAGCATTCAACGCCCACCACGACGCGGTCTATAGACCGGACCCGAGCGACCCGAGGGGATGGGCAAGCACGAACACGATAACTGGCCCGAGCGTTTTGGTTTACGTCGCTCCGCCGATGGTTAAGATAGTCGGAGCCTTTGGAGCGAGGGTTACCAGCATCGAGAAGATGAACGGGAAGCTTCTTGTTGCCACGAACAGCGCACCAAACACTGGCGCTAGGGAGGCGACGCCCTTCGATACCGGCAACAGGGACATCGTCCTCCTCGACGAGAAGGTGCTCCAAGAAAGGCCCCCCGCGGTGAGCTTCTCGCTGCCGCTGGCACTGCCGGGCATGGCAAAAGAGCTTGGCGCCGGAACCTTCGGTGGCTTTCCCCTCGACGGCTACCGTGAGTCGAGAGCCGTCTTCCACCTCAGCGGGGACAACAGGCTGACCGTTTACGAGTACGACCTCTCGCTTCCGGCGGGAGAAGCGACGGCTGAGACCTTCGAACTCAAGGCGGGCAAAAACATCCTCGACCTTAGTTCCTTCAGCGGGATAGTGAGCTTCGAGCTTGAAAAACCTGAAAAGAGGGGAAAGGTAAGGGTGGAGCTCCGCTGA
- a CDS encoding pantoate kinase, which produces MLVRAFIPAHITAFFVPVFNEDPLKAGSLGAGINLSKGTNVFVSIEKETLEKHIHIAFNGEPVKREEASISYSVAEKLVPEEFIGEVEVWQYFDFPNGYGFGNSAGGALGTALALSYRFGGTWLRAAQIAHEAEVIHRGGLGDVIAQLAGGIEVRVKAGGPGYGVVDNLFFEDYKVLVVPLGRLSTREVLDGDVVTAIEAEGRKALEALLKEPTPEKLMITARDFAETTGLLTGELLELAKELDKVLKLPSSMIMLGKGLFALAREEELENAKTLLAELEVPYDIAEIYVERPKVGRWLG; this is translated from the coding sequence ATGCTCGTCAGGGCTTTCATCCCAGCACATATAACGGCTTTCTTCGTCCCGGTCTTCAACGAGGACCCCCTCAAAGCCGGCTCCCTCGGAGCAGGTATCAACCTCAGCAAGGGAACCAATGTTTTCGTCAGCATCGAGAAGGAGACACTTGAGAAGCATATCCATATTGCCTTCAATGGCGAGCCCGTGAAGCGGGAAGAGGCGTCAATCAGCTATTCGGTGGCTGAGAAGCTCGTTCCAGAAGAATTCATCGGCGAGGTCGAGGTGTGGCAGTACTTCGACTTCCCCAACGGATACGGCTTTGGAAACAGCGCCGGAGGTGCACTGGGGACGGCCTTGGCTTTGAGCTACCGCTTTGGTGGAACTTGGCTCAGGGCCGCTCAGATTGCACATGAGGCGGAGGTAATCCACAGGGGCGGTCTCGGCGACGTTATAGCCCAGCTCGCCGGCGGGATAGAAGTTCGAGTTAAGGCCGGCGGCCCGGGCTACGGCGTCGTTGACAACCTCTTCTTCGAGGATTACAAAGTCCTCGTAGTCCCCCTCGGAAGGCTCTCAACAAGGGAAGTCCTCGACGGGGACGTTGTAACGGCAATAGAAGCCGAGGGACGGAAAGCCCTGGAAGCCCTTCTGAAGGAGCCAACTCCAGAAAAGCTCATGATAACCGCAAGGGACTTCGCCGAGACAACCGGCCTGTTAACCGGTGAGCTCCTGGAACTTGCAAAGGAGCTTGACAAAGTCCTGAAACTTCCCAGCTCGATGATAATGCTTGGGAAGGGTCTCTTCGCCCTCGCCAGGGAAGAAGAGCTCGAGAATGCCAAAACCCTTCTGGCAGAACTTGAAGTCCCCTACGACATAGCGGAAATCTACGTGGAACGGCCGAAGGTGGGGAGGTGGTTGGGCTAA
- the udg gene encoding type-4 uracil-DNA glycosylase has translation MGNEELMRKLEEKIRNCQKCPLGQLRTNAVPGAGSYDAKVMFVGEAPGYWEDQKGLPFVGRAGKVLDELLEMIGLRREEVYITNIVKCRPPENRDPTEEEIRTCSPYLDRQIDIIRPKVIVPLGRHSMGYILRKFGFEPEPISKIHGKTFEAHTLFGKIIVMPSYHPAAALYRPQIREELRKDFMKLKELIGSSP, from the coding sequence ATGGGAAACGAGGAACTCATGAGAAAGCTCGAAGAAAAAATCAGAAACTGCCAGAAGTGCCCGCTGGGTCAGCTCCGAACTAACGCAGTCCCGGGAGCCGGAAGCTACGATGCAAAGGTCATGTTCGTCGGAGAAGCACCGGGCTACTGGGAGGATCAGAAAGGACTTCCCTTCGTCGGCAGAGCTGGTAAAGTTCTCGATGAGCTTTTAGAAATGATAGGCCTGAGGAGAGAAGAGGTATACATCACAAACATAGTCAAGTGCAGGCCACCAGAGAACCGAGACCCGACCGAGGAAGAGATAAGGACGTGCTCTCCCTACCTCGACAGACAGATCGACATAATCCGACCGAAGGTCATCGTTCCGCTCGGCAGGCACTCGATGGGCTATATCCTGAGAAAGTTCGGATTCGAGCCAGAGCCGATAAGCAAAATCCACGGAAAGACCTTCGAGGCCCACACACTCTTCGGAAAAATAATCGTAATGCCTAGCTACCACCCGGCGGCAGCTCTTTACCGCCCACAGATACGGGAGGAGCTCAGGAAGGACTTCATGAAGCTCAAGGAACTTATAGGTTCTTCCCCATGA
- a CDS encoding CidA/LrgA family protein produces MKPYRGLAIIFGFYALGEFTSSALDLPIPGSVLGMLYLLAALLGGAVKLDWVENEAELFVRNMSIMFVPPGVGIITYIGLLKSQAVPVFGALIISFLITLLVTAKTVELLRGERK; encoded by the coding sequence ATGAAGCCCTACCGCGGACTGGCGATAATCTTCGGCTTCTACGCGCTGGGCGAGTTCACAAGCTCGGCCTTAGACCTTCCCATTCCGGGGAGCGTGCTGGGAATGCTATACCTCCTCGCGGCCCTCCTCGGCGGCGCGGTGAAGCTCGACTGGGTGGAGAACGAGGCCGAGCTGTTCGTGAGGAATATGAGCATCATGTTCGTGCCGCCGGGTGTGGGGATAATCACATACATCGGCCTGCTGAAGAGCCAGGCCGTCCCGGTCTTCGGCGCGCTGATAATCAGCTTCCTGATAACACTCCTCGTCACAGCGAAAACCGTTGAACTCCTAAGGGGTGAGAGGAAATGA
- the tes gene encoding tetraether lipid synthase Tes produces MAESVGEVPSGEKEFAESTRRIRDIIEFPEINEEEFENMLKGASRAYGGPLPHRTYSICPETRRVVPALVWEKDGKVWITKKCPEGMITDLYYEDVEMYYRFQKWKYDFKLMSANVENSGVNCPLDCGLCARHRSHTNLLNIVLTNRCNLSCWYCFFYAKEGQPIYEPTLEQIRMMLRNAKKEHPIGANAVQFTGGEPTIRDDLIEIIKIAKEEGYDHVQLNTDGIKLAFDPELVKKIREAGTNTLYLSYDGMTPQTNWKNHWEIPLIFENVRKAGGPGIVLVPTTIRNVNDHELGAIINFGLNHLDIVRGVNFQPISQVGRVPKKERQRFRITIPGAIKRIEEQTNGAIAKEDWYPIPIAGHIARFFEAFTGSRYYMTSHYCCGAATYVFLDRENKRVVPIPRFIDVEGFVEFLESKAEEIEQWKKLGRLQKLKLGAEIFMKFKSFYDEEYAPKGISVLELIKNAFMHGNYDALGKFHTNALFLGMMHFMDEYNYDVERVERCVIHYAMPDGRVVPFCTFNVIPELYRDKVQAQFSYTWEEWKALHPDWDYKKDKYFRSKEFVEKMRNSELYRKTYIDIEDYFGLNEG; encoded by the coding sequence ATGGCGGAAAGTGTTGGTGAAGTGCCAAGCGGCGAAAAGGAATTTGCCGAATCCACGCGCAGGATCAGAGATATAATAGAGTTCCCGGAGATAAACGAGGAAGAGTTTGAGAACATGCTGAAGGGTGCGAGCAGGGCCTACGGCGGCCCGCTGCCCCATAGGACGTATTCAATCTGTCCCGAGACGAGGAGAGTTGTTCCTGCCCTTGTCTGGGAGAAGGATGGCAAGGTATGGATAACCAAGAAGTGCCCCGAGGGAATGATTACCGACCTCTATTATGAGGATGTTGAGATGTACTACCGCTTCCAGAAGTGGAAGTACGACTTCAAGCTCATGAGCGCCAACGTTGAGAACAGTGGTGTCAACTGCCCGCTCGACTGCGGCCTCTGCGCCAGGCACCGCTCTCACACCAACTTGCTCAACATCGTCCTCACCAACCGCTGCAACCTGAGCTGCTGGTACTGCTTCTTCTACGCCAAGGAAGGCCAGCCGATATACGAGCCAACGCTTGAGCAGATACGTATGATGCTCAGAAATGCCAAGAAGGAGCACCCAATAGGTGCCAACGCCGTGCAGTTTACGGGCGGCGAGCCTACCATCAGAGATGACCTCATCGAGATAATTAAAATCGCCAAGGAGGAAGGCTACGACCACGTCCAGCTAAACACCGACGGAATAAAGCTCGCCTTTGACCCAGAACTCGTCAAGAAGATCCGCGAGGCCGGAACCAACACCCTCTACCTGAGCTACGACGGAATGACGCCCCAGACCAACTGGAAGAACCACTGGGAAATCCCGCTCATCTTTGAGAACGTGAGAAAGGCCGGCGGACCTGGAATAGTTCTCGTCCCGACGACCATAAGGAACGTCAACGACCACGAGCTTGGAGCCATAATCAACTTCGGCCTCAACCACCTCGACATCGTCAGGGGAGTTAACTTCCAGCCGATTTCCCAGGTCGGGAGGGTTCCCAAGAAGGAGCGCCAGCGCTTTAGGATAACCATACCGGGCGCCATCAAGAGGATTGAAGAGCAGACCAACGGTGCAATAGCTAAGGAAGACTGGTACCCGATTCCGATAGCAGGCCATATAGCCAGGTTCTTTGAGGCCTTCACCGGCTCGCGCTACTACATGACCAGCCACTACTGCTGTGGCGCGGCAACCTACGTCTTCCTCGACCGCGAGAACAAGCGCGTCGTTCCAATCCCGAGGTTCATAGACGTTGAGGGCTTTGTTGAATTCCTCGAGAGCAAAGCCGAGGAAATTGAGCAGTGGAAGAAGCTGGGGAGGCTCCAGAAACTCAAACTCGGTGCAGAGATATTCATGAAGTTCAAGAGCTTCTACGACGAGGAGTACGCCCCGAAGGGCATCAGCGTCCTCGAACTCATAAAGAACGCCTTCATGCACGGCAACTACGACGCCCTCGGAAAGTTCCACACCAACGCGCTCTTCCTTGGAATGATGCACTTCATGGACGAGTACAACTACGACGTTGAGAGGGTGGAGCGCTGCGTCATCCACTACGCAATGCCGGACGGAAGGGTCGTCCCGTTCTGTACCTTCAACGTGATTCCGGAGCTCTACAGGGACAAGGTGCAGGCCCAGTTCAGCTACACCTGGGAGGAGTGGAAGGCCCTCCATCCCGACTGGGACTACAAGAAGGACAAGTACTTCAGGAGCAAGGAGTTCGTTGAGAAGATGAGGAACAGCGAGCTCTACAGGAAGACCTACATTGACATCGAGGACTACTTCGGCCTGAACGAGGGGTGA
- a CDS encoding CidB/LrgB family autolysis modulator, whose translation MNPYGIALTLVVFYAFSELHRRKRAFYTNPVLLSITAIAALLWAGGYSYESYMESAVILKFLLGPAVVSLAVPVYKGRETIKAYAREITAGIVIGGTVAILSAFYTAKLFGGAEEVLLSMTPKSVTTAIAIGVSEKIGGIPALTAVLVVLTGILGNAVGVELLNVAGIKDRIARGLAMGVTSHGLGTARIILDDELAGAVSGLAMALNGVFTSLLLPYLIEVLK comes from the coding sequence ATGAACCCCTACGGGATAGCGCTCACCTTGGTGGTCTTCTACGCTTTCTCCGAACTGCACAGGAGAAAGAGGGCCTTCTACACGAACCCGGTTCTTCTCTCGATAACCGCGATAGCGGCCCTTCTGTGGGCGGGTGGATACTCATACGAGTCCTACATGGAGAGCGCGGTCATACTCAAGTTCTTACTGGGGCCTGCCGTTGTCAGCCTCGCGGTTCCAGTCTACAAGGGCAGGGAGACGATAAAAGCCTACGCGCGCGAGATAACCGCCGGGATAGTCATCGGCGGAACGGTTGCGATTCTGAGCGCCTTCTACACCGCGAAGCTCTTCGGCGGAGCGGAGGAAGTCCTCCTCAGCATGACCCCGAAGAGCGTGACTACTGCGATAGCGATAGGAGTGAGCGAGAAAATAGGTGGAATTCCTGCCCTGACCGCAGTTCTGGTCGTCCTGACCGGGATACTGGGCAACGCGGTCGGAGTTGAACTTCTAAATGTGGCGGGGATTAAGGATAGAATAGCAAGGGGGCTCGCGATGGGCGTTACCTCGCACGGCCTCGGCACAGCCAGAATAATCCTCGATGATGAATTGGCGGGAGCGGTGAGTGGTTTAGCCATGGCCCTGAACGGGGTCTTTACCTCACTCCTTCTTCCCTACCTCATCGAAGTCCTCAAGTAG